GCCGTTGAGGATGCCATAGACGCGCGCGATCTCGTTCGCGGCGGCGCCCTCGCGAAGGCCCTTGATGACGGGCACGCCGCCCGCGACCGCGGCCTCGAACTTGAGCGCGACATCCGCATCCTCGGCAGCGCGCGCGAGCTCCAGGCCGTGATGCGCGATCATCGCCTTGTTGGCGGTGACGAAGCTCTTGCCCGCGCCGAAGCTGGTGCGCGCGAGCGCGAGCGCCGGACCGTCGGAGCCGCCGATCAGCTCGACGACCACATCGGCGCCGTCATGACGGCCGAGCGCGACGGGATCGTCGATCCAGTCGAAGCGGCCGATGTCGACGCCGCGATCCTTGGCGCGATCGCGGGCGGACACGGCGACGATCTCGATCGGGCGCCCTGCGCGCCGCTCGATCAGCGCGGTATTGGCGTCGATCAGCCGAATGACGCCCGCTCCGACGGTGCCGAGGCCGGCGATCGCGACGCGGAGCGGTTGGGTCATCGAACTATCCTTATCGTCATGCCGGACTCGTTCCGGCATCCACCGTGCCGCGCGAGCAGCCAGCGCGGCTCATGCGGGACGGTGGACCCCGGAACAAGTCCGGGGTGACGAAGAATAGCTGAAGAGAGGCCTAGAACGCCTACTTCTTGATGAGGCCGATCTCCACCAGCCGCTCGTGCAGATAGTCGTGTGCGGTGATCGGCTCGGGATAGCGGTTGGGGCGATCCTCCGTGACGCAGCCGGACAGCGTCTTGATGACGAAGTCGGGCGCGGGATGGAGGAAGAAGGGCATCGAATAGCGCGAATGGCCGCGCCGCTCGACCGGCGGATTGACGACGCGGTGCGTGGTCGAGGGCAGGACGTGGTTGGTCAGCCGCTGGAGCATGTCGCCGACATTGACGACCATCGCCCCCTCAGGCGGCTTGACCGGCAGCCAGCGGCCGTCGCGGTCGAGCAGTTCCAGCCCCGCTTCCTCGGCGCCGAGCAGCAGCGTGATGAGGTTGATGTCCTCATGCGCGCCGGCGCGGACATTGGGCGCATCCTCCGTCACCGGCGGATAGTGGAGGAGGCGGAGGACCGAGTTGCCGTCCCGGACCGCCGGCTCGAACCAATCGGGCGCGAGATCGAGATAGCGCGCGATCGCCGACAGCAGCCGGTCGCCCGCCCGATCAAACGCGGCGAAGAGCTCGATGAAGGTGTCGCGGAATCCTTCCGGCACGTCGGGCCAGATGTTGGGCGACATCACCGCGGCGAAGCGATGCCCCTCGGGCAGCTCGCGGCCGACATGCCAGAACTCCTTGAGGTCGACATGGCTCGCGCCCTTGGCGATCTCCGTCTTGAACGGCGTATAGCCGCGCGCGCCGCCACCGCCGGGGACGTGCCAGCCGCGCTTCTGGTCCTCGGGCAGCGCGAACAGCGCCTCCGTCATCGCCCAGGCGCGGGCGATCAGCGCTTCATCGATGCCGTGGTCGCGCACGATCGCAAAGCCATATCGCCGGAACGCCTCGCCGAAGTCGCGCGCGAAGGCGTCGGGGTCTTGCGCCTGGTCGGCGAGCGAGACGGGCCGGATATCGGCGAGCGGCGTGTCGAGCATGGAACGACCTTGTCCTGATGGCAGTTGCTGCCGGCCAAGATAGGGCGGCGCTCGGGTCTCCTGCAACCCGCGGCGCGGTTCGTTTGGCCGGACAACATTCGGCGTGACCCCATCATTTTGCGCGCTAAAGGAGCCCGATGGACCAGCCGACCACCTCCGCGTCGATCGACCGCGCGCCGATCCCGTTCGGCGAGTTCGTGGCGCTGGCGGCCGCGCTGATGGCGCTGACCGCGCTCGGCATCGATTCGATGCTGCCCGCGCTGCCTGCGATCGGCGACAGTCTGGGCGTTGCCAATCCCAACGATCGACAGTTCGTCATCACCAGCTTCCTGATCGGTTTCGCGGTCGCGCAGCTGGCGCACGGGCCGCTGTCCGACCGGTTCGGGCGGCGGCCGATCCTGGGCGTGTCGCTCTTGATCGCGGTCGCGACCAACCTGGCGGCGGCGGCGGCGGGCAGCTTCACGCTGTTGCTGGTCGCGCGCTTCGTCGCCGGGATGGCGGTCGCTGGCGCGCGCGTCGTCACGGTGGCGATGGTGCGCGACTGCTTCTCGGGCCGACCGATGGCGCGGGTGATGAGCCTGGTCTTCGTCGTCTTCATGGCGGCGCCGGTGCTCGCGCCCGCCTTTGGACAGATCGTGCTGCTGTTCGCGCCGTGGCGCTGGATCTTCGTCGGCATCGCGACGGTCGCCGGCCTCGTCCTCGCCTGGTTCTGGCTGCGGATGCCGGAGACGCTCGACCCGTCACAGCGCAATCCGCTGCGCCCCGGCCATGTCCTGGCGGGCTTCGCCAAGGTGTGCCGCGACCGGATGGCGGTGGGTTACACGCTGGGCGCAACGCTGCTGTCCGGCGGGCTGTTCGGGTTCATCAACTCGATCCAGCAGATCATGGCCGACATCTTCGGCGCGGCCGAGTGGCTGACGGTGGTGTTCGCGTGCGTCGCGGGGACGATGGCGCTCGCCAACTTCATGAACTCGCGCATCGTCATGCGCTTCGGGACGCGGCTCATCTCGCACAGTGCGCTGGCCGGGCTGATCGTCGTTGCGGCGGTGCATCTGGGCGTGGGGCTGCTCGATCTGGAGAGCCTGCCGGTGTTCATCGTCCTTCAGGCGTTGCTGATGGCGTGCTTCGGGCTGGCCGCGTCGAACTTCTCGGCGATGGCGATGGAGAATATGGGCGGGATCGCGGGCCTCGCTTCCAGCTTCCAGGGCTTCGTCTCGACGCTGGGCGGCGCGCTGATCGGCGCGGCGATCGGACAGGCGTTCGATGGCACGACGGTGCCGCTCTATAGCGGCTTCCTGCTGATGGGGCTGATCGCGTTCGGCGTCGTCGCGATCGCCGAGCGCGGGCGCATGTTCCGGCCGCACTGAGCCTTGGCGCGGCACCGGCCCGCTCCCCAACCCCGCCTCCCATCGGCATCATGAATGGGGGGCGGGGTGGGGAGCGGGCCGGTGCCGAAACCGACGCAAGCCGAAAACCACCACGGAACGCGCCGGGCAGATCGCCCGTTTGTGACCCGCTTCAATCAAGGAGGGTCAGATGGGCGGACACCGTGTGGGCGAACAGGGCCCCAATGACGACGGTTTCGACGAGGACGGCTATGACGAGAGCCAGCGCGCCGAGATCCTGGAGGCGACGCGCGACGGCCCCAGCGACGGCACGATCCTGACCGACGTCGCGCCCGATCTGGGCGACGACGACGAGGAGGACGAGGCGATCGACGAGCTCGCGCTCGGCGGCGATGAGGTCGGCGAGGAGGACGAGGACGTCGACCTCGACGAGGAGGATCAGGCCGAGGACGAGGCTCAGGCCGATTTCGACGAGGACTCGCTGGAGAGCGAGGACGGCGACGACGACCTCGACGACGGCGATCGCGCGGCGATCGAGCCATAGGGTCTGTCCTCCGGCACAACAGGGATCGTGATCGCCCGTGGAAGACCATCGACGAGGAGCGCAGCGCAGCCGGGTAGCTGCGCTACCCGCAAGCAAGCGACGACGCTCGATGGTCTTCCACGGGCGACCGCTTCGCGGCGGGCGGATTTTGGCGCAGGGCGGCGTCGCGCGTCGGTCACGATGCTTTGGCATCGCTCCCTCCTTGCTCCTGGCCCTGCGCCAAAATTCGCTCCGTCACGACCCTGTTGTGCCGGAGGGCAGACCCTCAGGCTTGACGGCGACGCCCGCGCTTCGGCACCTTCGTCCGCGATGAAACGACTGGGCGGATGGATGGCGCTGGCGATGCTGGCGGGATGTGGCGGCGGCGGCGATCCAGCGGGCAACGATACGGCCGCGTCGGACGCCCCCGCGGTCGTGCCGATGAACGAGGAAGCGGCGCTGGCCGAGAATGCGGCACTTGCGCCCATCCCCGAGCCGGCGACGAACCTCGCCGCCTCAGACGCCGCGCTTCCCGGCATCGACGCGCCGCCCAACCCGCCCGCCGGCCGCCCCGTCGCCACGCCCTCGCCAGAGGTCGGGCGCGACGAGGCCGCGCGGATCGTCCGCGGCTATTATGCGCGCATCGCCAGGGGCGACTTCGCCGCCGCGCGGGCGATGTGGGACGACAATGGCGAGGCTTCGGGGCTGTCCGCGGCCGACTATGCCAAGCGCTTCGACCGCTTTGCCGAGTTCCGAGCCGAGGTGGGCACCGCCGGTCGCATCGATGCGGGCGCGGGTCAGCGCTATGTCGAGGTGCCCGTCCGCGTCTTCGGCAAGATGAAGGAGGACGGCGCGGCATTCGAGCGGAGCGGCATCGTCACGCTCCACCGCACCGGCGATATCGAGGGCACGACGCCCGCGCAGCGCCGCTGGCGCATCGCCAGTGCCGAGATCCTGCCCAAGCCCGCGCCGACACCCGCCGCGCCGCTGCCGGGTTCCGATCCCGTGCCCTCGCCGACGCCGACGCCGGCGGAGGGCGAGATCGTCACCGCGCGCTATAGCTGCACCAACGGTGCGCGGCTGATCGCGCGGTTCGACAATCAGGCGGGGACGATGCTGCTGCGCCGCGGCTATCGCCGGCTCGGCACGCTGGAACAGCAGCGGTCGGGATCGGGCATCGCCTATAGTGGCGACGGGATCGAGCTTCGCGGCAAGGGCAAGGCGGCGACGATCACGCTGCCGGGCGAGCCGCCGCTTTCCTGCGAGTCGGATTGATGCCCGCTTACACCGCGACGATCGTCGCGGCGCCGGAGGACATCGACGAGCTCGGCCACGTCAACAATGCGGTCTGGGTCCGGTGGATCCAGGACGTCGCCGTCGCGCACTGGTATGCGGTGGCCGATGCGGCCGACGCCGACGCCTATTTCTGGGTCGTGACGCGGCACGAGATCGATTACCGCGGCAACGTCCGCGCGGGCGAGCGCGTGACCGCGGAGACCTGGGTGCCGAGCCCGCCGCGGGGCGCCCGCTTCAACCGCCACATGCGCTTTACTGGCGAGGATGGCCGCGTGAAGGTGGAGGCGGTGACCACCTGGGCGCTGATCGAGCGCGCGAGCGGGCGGCTGATGCGCGTGCCGGCCGAGATGGCGGCGCCGTTTCTGGGGTGAGTTCCTAGAGCTGTGCTTTCGCGGAGGCGGGAGCCTAGGGCGATCAAGCGGGGCATTTGTGGCTCTTGGCTGCCGCCTTCGCGGGAGCACGGGTGGCGTGAGCAACCCTTCGCCTCCCGCCACCACCCCGGCAAGGCCGGGGTCCACTTACGGGTGTGACACGCCACTCACCGTCGTTCCGGAGCTGGACCCCGGCCTTCGCCGGGGTGGTTGCGTGAGGGGCGGGGCGCTTCTTGCCTCGCCAGTCACATGCGCTTTGTCGCTCCGGCCTTGAGCCGGGGTTCCGCGTTCGTCGGTGCCGCGAAGGCGGAATTGTCAGTTCGACGGGGTGACGAGCGGCCGGCCGACACGAAAGAGGCCGGACTTTCGTCCGGCCTCTCGTTCGATCAGGTGTTGCCGAAGGTTCGCTGCCACCAACCGCGGCGCGGCGGGCTCGCGGCTTCTTCACCGTCCGCTGCCTCGGCGACGGTCTCGACGTCCTGGCTGACCTCGTCGGCGGCCGGTGCCTCGACCGCAGCGTCGGCGACGACCGGCGTCTCAGCTTCCGCAGGCGCATCCGCCTTCTTGCGGCGCGTGCGCTTGGGCTTGGCGGGCGCTTCCTCGGCGGCGGCCTCGACCGGCTCGGCCGCAGCTTCGGCAGGGGCCTCGACCGCGTCGGCCTTCTTGCGGCGGGTGCGCTTGGGCTTGGCGGGCGCCTCCTCGGCAGCGGCTTCGACCGGCTCGGCTACGGCGTCGGCAGGCGCCTCGACCGCATCGGCCTTCTTGCGGCGCGTGCGCTTGGGCTTGGCGGGCGCTTCCTCCGCGGGTGCGGTGTCGGCGACGAGCACCGCGGTCTCGGCCTCGACCGGTGCGGCTTCCTCGATCTCGGCGGCGGGCTCGGCCTCGGCGCCGTCGTCGGCGCGCTCGGTCGAGCCGACTTCGTCGCGGCGACCGCCACGGCGGCGGCGGCGGCGCTTGCGGCGCTCGCCGGACTCGGGGGCGTCGGCGGAGACCGCCTCGGTGCCGGTGTCCTCGCTCTCGGCGACCTCGGTTTCGGCCTCATCGGCGTCGGTCTCGCCCTCGGTCTCACCCGTCCCGGTGTCGTTGCCACCTTCCTCGCGCGAGCGGCCGCGGCGGCCGCGCCGGCGGCGGCGCTTGCGGCCACGGCCCTCGTCGCCTTCGGCGCGCTCACCACGCTCGCCGCGATCGCCACGCGGCTCGCGCGGTGCCTCGGCGGTCTCGACCGCTTCTTCCTCGTCCTCGTACTCTTCCTCGATCTCGTCGATCTCGGGTTCGTCGGGCTCGACCAGGATCGGATCGATGCGCGGCGCATGCGCGGGCGGCGGGCCGCCGGCCTCGACCGACATGCGCGCGCCTTCCATCTCGCCGTCCGCGGCGACCTCGACCATCACGCCGTAGCGATCCTCGATCTCGGCGATGTCGGCGCGCTTCTTGTTGAGCACGTAGAAGGCGGCTTCCTGGCTGGCGCGCAGCAGGAGCTGCGATCCGCGGCCACGCGCGGCCTCCTCCTCGATCAGGCGGAGCGCCGACAGACCCGCCGACGAAGCGGTGCGGACCAGGCCTGTGCCCTCGCAATGCGGGCAGGTGCGCGTCGATGCCTCCAGCACGCCGGTGCGCAGGCGCTGGCGGCTCATCTCCATCAGGCCGAACGCGCTGATGCGGCCGACCTGGATGCGGGCGCGATCGTTCTTCAGCGCCTCCTTCATCGCCTTCTCGACCTTACGGACGTTGGACGAATGATCCATGTCGATGAAATCGATGACGACGAGGCCGGCCATGTCGCGCAGGCGAAGCTGGCGCGCAATCTCCTGCGCCGCCTCGAGGTTGGTGGCGGTCGCGGTCTGCTCGATATTGTGCTCGCGCGTCGAGCGGCCAGAGTTGATGTCGATCGAGACGAGCGCCTCGGTCGGGTTGATGACGAGGTAGCCGCCCGACTTCAGCTGGACGACGGGGTGGTACATCGCCGCCAGCTGATCCTCGACGCTGAACCGCTGGAACAGCGGCACCGCGTCGGCATATTGCTTCACGCGCCGGGCGTGGCTCGGCATCAGGAGCTTCATGAACTCCTTGGCCTGGCGATAGCCGTCCTCACCCTCGACGATCACCTCGTCGATATCGCGATTGTAGATATCGCGGATCGCGCGCTTGATGAGGTCGCTGTCGCCATAGACGAGCGCGGGCGCCGCCGACTTCAGCGTGTTCTCGCGGATGCCGTCCCATAGGCGCGCGAGATAGTCGAAGTCGCGCTTGATCTCGGTCTTGGTGCGCTGAAGCCCCGCGGTGCGGACGATGCAGCCCATCGTCGGCGGCAGCTTCATGTCCGCCATGATCGCCTTCAGGCGCTTGCGGTCGGCGGCCGAGCTGATCTTGCGGCTGATGCCGCCGCCATGCGCGGTGTTGGGCATGAGCACGCAATAGCGGCCTGCGAGCGACAGATAGGTGGTGAGCGCCGCACCCTTGTTGCCGCGCTCTTCCTTGACGACCTGGACCAGCAGCACCTGACGGCGGCGGATCACGTCCTGGATCTTGTAGCGGCGGCGCAGGTTCATGCGGCGCTGGCGCAGCGCCTCGGCCGGGTCGTCGCCATTGCCCTTCTTGCGGCGCGGGGCGGCACCGCCCTCTTCGCCGCCCTCATGCTCGGCCTCTTCCTCGTCGTCGCTGGGACGCTCGACGACCTCGACGTCGCCGTCCTCGTCGTCGTCATGATCCTCGGCGGCGCGCAGCGCGGCTTCCTCGGCGGCATGCTCGGCCTCTTCGGCGAGCAGCGCGTCGCGATCCTCCTTGGGGATCTGGTAATAGTCCGGGTGGATTTCCGAGAAGGCGAGGAAGCCGTGGCGATTGCCACCATAATCGACGAACGCCGCCTGAAGCGACGGTTCGACGCGAGTCACCTTGGCGAGATAGATATTGCCCTTGAGCTGCTTGCGCTCGGCCGATTCGAAATCGAACTCCTCGATCCGGTTACCCTGGACGACGGCGACGCGGGTTTCCTCCCGGTGCCGTGCGTCGATCAACATGCGTGTTGCCATTCAAAACTCTCCGCGGCGCGGGCGGCGGCGCAAGGCCGGCGGGGCGCCGATGCGATGGATTGATCGGCGCGCGAGAGCCGGCGCCGACCATTCGATGTGGATAAAATGCCTCTGCCGCAGTGGCTTGGCCGGGGCGTTCGCCCGGCAGCGTCGTCCCGGCCACGCGCCCGCCCGTGGGGGCGGCGATGTGGCGATGGACGAAAACAAGCCTCATTGCAGCGTCAACCTGTAGGCGCCCGGGGCCTGTCGATCACGCCGGCCCCATGCGAATGTCCCGGTGCGGCAAAGCGTCAAACATCGACGCGCCGGGACCGGTCGCGTTGACCTAGCATCAGCGCCCGTCCGCTTCAACCGGCGCTTTCCTGCCGCCCGGCCGGCAAATTCGTGCCGAACGACGCGTTAACCGCAGCCTTTCACCGCGTTCAAAGTGGTGCGGTCCTAGTCGGTCGACATACGCTTTGGGGCAAACAGGGCTTATGCGTTTTGACTTTACCGCCGCGCGGGGTGCGCGGCATAGCGGCCGGGTGTCGTGGATCCTCGCGCTTCTCGCCGCCT
This is a stretch of genomic DNA from Sphingomonas sp. Y38-1Y. It encodes these proteins:
- a CDS encoding isopenicillin N synthase family dioxygenase, whose translation is MLDTPLADIRPVSLADQAQDPDAFARDFGEAFRRYGFAIVRDHGIDEALIARAWAMTEALFALPEDQKRGWHVPGGGGARGYTPFKTEIAKGASHVDLKEFWHVGRELPEGHRFAAVMSPNIWPDVPEGFRDTFIELFAAFDRAGDRLLSAIARYLDLAPDWFEPAVRDGNSVLRLLHYPPVTEDAPNVRAGAHEDINLITLLLGAEEAGLELLDRDGRWLPVKPPEGAMVVNVGDMLQRLTNHVLPSTTHRVVNPPVERRGHSRYSMPFFLHPAPDFVIKTLSGCVTEDRPNRYPEPITAHDYLHERLVEIGLIKK
- a CDS encoding multidrug effflux MFS transporter; the protein is MDQPTTSASIDRAPIPFGEFVALAAALMALTALGIDSMLPALPAIGDSLGVANPNDRQFVITSFLIGFAVAQLAHGPLSDRFGRRPILGVSLLIAVATNLAAAAAGSFTLLLVARFVAGMAVAGARVVTVAMVRDCFSGRPMARVMSLVFVVFMAAPVLAPAFGQIVLLFAPWRWIFVGIATVAGLVLAWFWLRMPETLDPSQRNPLRPGHVLAGFAKVCRDRMAVGYTLGATLLSGGLFGFINSIQQIMADIFGAAEWLTVVFACVAGTMALANFMNSRIVMRFGTRLISHSALAGLIVVAAVHLGVGLLDLESLPVFIVLQALLMACFGLAASNFSAMAMENMGGIAGLASSFQGFVSTLGGALIGAAIGQAFDGTTVPLYSGFLLMGLIAFGVVAIAERGRMFRPH
- a CDS encoding DNA primase, with translation MGGHRVGEQGPNDDGFDEDGYDESQRAEILEATRDGPSDGTILTDVAPDLGDDDEEDEAIDELALGGDEVGEEDEDVDLDEEDQAEDEAQADFDEDSLESEDGDDDLDDGDRAAIEP
- a CDS encoding MliC family protein, which encodes MKRLGGWMALAMLAGCGGGGDPAGNDTAASDAPAVVPMNEEAALAENAALAPIPEPATNLAASDAALPGIDAPPNPPAGRPVATPSPEVGRDEAARIVRGYYARIARGDFAAARAMWDDNGEASGLSAADYAKRFDRFAEFRAEVGTAGRIDAGAGQRYVEVPVRVFGKMKEDGAAFERSGIVTLHRTGDIEGTTPAQRRWRIASAEILPKPAPTPAAPLPGSDPVPSPTPTPAEGEIVTARYSCTNGARLIARFDNQAGTMLLRRGYRRLGTLEQQRSGSGIAYSGDGIELRGKGKAATITLPGEPPLSCESD
- a CDS encoding acyl-CoA thioesterase, whose product is MPAYTATIVAAPEDIDELGHVNNAVWVRWIQDVAVAHWYAVADAADADAYFWVVTRHEIDYRGNVRAGERVTAETWVPSPPRGARFNRHMRFTGEDGRVKVEAVTTWALIERASGRLMRVPAEMAAPFLG
- a CDS encoding ribonuclease E/G; protein product: MATRMLIDARHREETRVAVVQGNRIEEFDFESAERKQLKGNIYLAKVTRVEPSLQAAFVDYGGNRHGFLAFSEIHPDYYQIPKEDRDALLAEEAEHAAEEAALRAAEDHDDDEDGDVEVVERPSDDEEEAEHEGGEEGGAAPRRKKGNGDDPAEALRQRRMNLRRRYKIQDVIRRRQVLLVQVVKEERGNKGAALTTYLSLAGRYCVLMPNTAHGGGISRKISSAADRKRLKAIMADMKLPPTMGCIVRTAGLQRTKTEIKRDFDYLARLWDGIRENTLKSAAPALVYGDSDLIKRAIRDIYNRDIDEVIVEGEDGYRQAKEFMKLLMPSHARRVKQYADAVPLFQRFSVEDQLAAMYHPVVQLKSGGYLVINPTEALVSIDINSGRSTREHNIEQTATATNLEAAQEIARQLRLRDMAGLVVIDFIDMDHSSNVRKVEKAMKEALKNDRARIQVGRISAFGLMEMSRQRLRTGVLEASTRTCPHCEGTGLVRTASSAGLSALRLIEEEAARGRGSQLLLRASQEAAFYVLNKKRADIAEIEDRYGVMVEVAADGEMEGARMSVEAGGPPPAHAPRIDPILVEPDEPEIDEIEEEYEDEEEAVETAEAPREPRGDRGERGERAEGDEGRGRKRRRRRGRRGRSREEGGNDTGTGETEGETDADEAETEVAESEDTGTEAVSADAPESGERRKRRRRRRGGRRDEVGSTERADDGAEAEPAAEIEEAAPVEAETAVLVADTAPAEEAPAKPKRTRRKKADAVEAPADAVAEPVEAAAEEAPAKPKRTRRKKADAVEAPAEAAAEPVEAAAEEAPAKPKRTRRKKADAPAEAETPVVADAAVEAPAADEVSQDVETVAEAADGEEAASPPRRGWWQRTFGNT